CCTCGGCACGGTCGGGAATGATGTTGGGTGCTGCACCACCGTAGGTGATGATGCCGTGGATCCTGGCATCGTCGCGCACCTGCTGACGAAGCAGTCCTATCCCCACGAACGCCTGGATGAGGCCGTCCAGCGCGTTCACGCCTTCGTCAGGGGCGGCAGCGGCATGCGCCGATCTTCCGGCAAAAGTGACCGCCAGACGGTAGGAAGCCAGGGAGGGCCGGCCTGAGAGGGTGTAGCTTGCCGGATGGAACATCAGGGCCGCGTCCACGCCCTGGAAGGCGCCGCGCTGCAGCATGATCACCTTCCCGCCGCCGCCTTCCTCGGCCGGGGTCCCCATCACCGCCACGCGGCCCGGCAGGTGGTGACGGACCGCGGCCAGCCCGATGCCGGCTCCCAGCGCCGCCGTACAGATGAGGTTGTGGCCGCACGCGTGCCCTATCTCTGGGAGCGCGTCGTACTCCGCCAGAATCGCGACGGTAGGCCCGTGATCTGATCCCGCGATCTCTGCCCGAAACGCGGTTTCCAGATCGGCCACGCCGCGCTGCACGCGGAACCCGTGCCGTTCAAGCGCCTCGGTCAGCCAGGCGGCCGCCTGCCGCTCCTGAAAAGCGATCTCCGGCGTGGCGTGGATGCGGCGGGCAAGCTCTATCAGTTCGCCTGATGCGGCGTCAATTGCCGACAGTATCTGTGCGTGCATGAGGTGTGTCGCCTCCATGGGGGATTGAATGAGGCGTTCTGCGCGTGACCGCGGCTGTCCTCCTGCTACGCGATCGTGATGCGCGCGAACCGTCTCCGGCCGACCTGAACGACCAGCCCCTGACGGGCGGGGACGATTGCCTCCACGTCGTGGATCCGGCCGCCGTCAACGCTGACGCCGCCCTGGCTGATGAGCCGCCGCGCCTCGCTGTTGCTCTCGGCCAGCCCGGTCACCACCAGCAGTCGGATCAGGCGGATCCGCCCATCGGGCGCCTCATCCGCGGGGACGTACGCTTCCGGGATTTCGTCGGGCAGTTCCTTTCCCACAAAGAGCCGCTCGAACGCGGCCCCGGCGGAGTGGGCCGCTTCCTCGCCGTGCCAGAGAGCGACGATGGCCCCGGCCAGGCGTCGCTTCGCATCCCGCGGGTGCACGCTTCCGTCCTCCAGCCCTTGGCGAATCGCCGCGACCTCTTCCATGGGCACGTCCGTAGCGTACTCGAAGTAGTCCGCCATTAGCGCATCGGGAATGGACATCGCCTTGCCGAACATCTCGGAGGACGGCTCGGTTATCCCAATGGCGTTGCCCAGGGACTTGCTCATCTTCTCGACCCCGTCGAGCCCAGGCAGTAGCGGCGTCAGCACCACAACCTGCGGCGGCTGCCCCACCTCGCGCTGCAGGTCGCGGCCCATCAGGTTGTTGAACTTCTGGTCGGTGCCTCCCAGTTCAACATCGGCCTCCAGCGCCACCGAGTCGTACGCCTGGCAGATGGGGTAGAGCAACTCGTGCATGTGGATCGGCACCCCGCTGCGCAACCGGGTGGTGAAGTCGTCGCGCTCTAGGATGCGCGCCACCGTGACGCGCGAGGTCAATCGGATCACGTCGGCAAACGAAAGCGCGCCCAACCACTGGCTGTTGAACGTGACCCTTGTGCGCGATGGGTCGAGGATCAGGCCGTACTGCTCGCGGTAGGTCTGGGCGTTGGAGGCGATCTCCTCGGGCGAGAGCATCGGGCGCGACTGCTTCTTGCCCGTGGGGTCACCGATCATCGCGGTGAAGTCGCCGATCACGATGATAACCTCGTGGCCCAGATCCTGAAACTGCCGCATCTTGCGCAGCACTATCGCGGTGCCCAGGTGCAGGTCGGGCGCAGAGGGATCGAGACCGAGCTTGACCCGAAGCGGGCGGAGGAGGCGCAGCTTGGCCAGGAGATCCTCCTCGGAGATGATCTCGGCACAACCGCGACGCAATCGTAACAGTTGCTCTTCGGGTGAAAGAAACACCATGCTCCTACCTCCGGAAAACGGGCTGCGATACCTCAGCTTACAACATCAGCGTGACAACCGTCGCGCCGTCGCCGCCTTCGAACCGGTCGCCTATGTGGAACTGCCGCACGTGCGGGTGCCCACGCAGGAACTCGTGCACGGCCCGCCGCAGCGCACCGGTGCCCTTGCCGTGAATCACGGCCACCTGCTGCAGCCGCGCGCGAACCGCGTCGTCCAGGTAGCGGTCCACAGCCAGAAGGGCCTCGTCCACGGTCTGTCCGCGC
The nucleotide sequence above comes from bacterium. Encoded proteins:
- the tyrS gene encoding tyrosine--tRNA ligase gives rise to the protein MVFLSPEEQLLRLRRGCAEIISEEDLLAKLRLLRPLRVKLGLDPSAPDLHLGTAIVLRKMRQFQDLGHEVIIVIGDFTAMIGDPTGKKQSRPMLSPEEIASNAQTYREQYGLILDPSRTRVTFNSQWLGALSFADVIRLTSRVTVARILERDDFTTRLRSGVPIHMHELLYPICQAYDSVALEADVELGGTDQKFNNLMGRDLQREVGQPPQVVVLTPLLPGLDGVEKMSKSLGNAIGITEPSSEMFGKAMSIPDALMADYFEYATDVPMEEVAAIRQGLEDGSVHPRDAKRRLAGAIVALWHGEEAAHSAGAAFERLFVGKELPDEIPEAYVPADEAPDGRIRLIRLLVVTGLAESNSEARRLISQGGVSVDGGRIHDVEAIVPARQGLVVQVGRRRFARITIA
- a CDS encoding M20 family metallopeptidase, whose amino-acid sequence is MHAQILSAIDAASGELIELARRIHATPEIAFQERQAAAWLTEALERHGFRVQRGVADLETAFRAEIAGSDHGPTVAILAEYDALPEIGHACGHNLICTAALGAGIGLAAVRHHLPGRVAVMGTPAEEGGGGKVIMLQRGAFQGVDAALMFHPASYTLSGRPSLASYRLAVTFAGRSAHAAAAPDEGVNALDGLIQAFVGIGLLRQQVRDDARIHGIITYGGAAPNIIPDRAEAVLTVRATDDGYARELLERVINIARGAALATGTTLEHASRKGYEAIKPNRALAGAFSRHLESLGWPEDTPPDRPRMGSTDMGDLSQAIPSIHPYVAIGPKDMVGHTLEFREASLGDRGLEAMLAAAKAMALTAYDLMARPELLAQVRREFAGGPPAVA